In the genome of Fervidobacterium thailandense, the window GTTCGTTAAAAAATAGGGAACGGAACTTCTCATTTCGATTTTTTGATTCCGCGATTCTTTTAAAAAAGCCGAATCTTTTTAATTTTATTTTACCACAATTTACATTGAGATACACATCAAATTTTGAAATAATAGCTAACAGCAAAACTTTAGTAGGTCCACATTGTCAATTTACTTGGAACATGTTCCAAAAGTTGAAGATACTTCGTTTTAACGTACAGTCCAACAGTTGAATTTGCCCTCCAAGTTTTTTTAGTTTAAGGCCTTGATTCAGTTAACAGAGTCATAGTAAAATAAAGAAAAAATACATTCCTGATTGGAGAGACTGATGTAAAATGGCCTTGAGTGTGAAGTATCATCTAAAGGTTCAAAAAACAAGATTTACAAATAAAGCACGCAATGTGATGAGCTCTATTTCGAGAAACAACTGGTGGTGGTGGACGACCGGCGGTTGTCCACCACCCTTTTTGCTGTGCTGTATAATTAAAAGCACGGCATAAAGGAAAAATAAAAATGGTGGACAACTGGCCGGGTACAAAAAAATGTACCCGGCTTTTATTTTTTTAATCTTCAAAAGAGGAGGGTTCCAGTATGAGGGAAGTTGTTTACTTAAGGCCGGAGGAACTACCGAGGTACTATTACAACGTTCTTGCGGATCTTCCGTTCGAACTTGATCCACCACTCGATCCACAGACAAGGCAATCTGTGAAGCCTGAACAACTACTCAGGATTTTTCCTGAACCACTTGTTGAACAAGAAGTTTCCAAGGACAGATTTATACCCATCCCGGAACCCGTACTTCAAGAGTACGCACTGTACAGGCCTACACCACTTATCCGCGCTCATAGACTTGAGGAATACTTAGGAACGAAGACCAAGATCTACTTCAAATACGAAGGTACGAGTCCTACGGGAAGTCATAAGGTGAACACCGCTCTTGCACAGGCCTTTTACAACAAACTTGTTGGAACTAAAATGCTCGTAACGGAAACTGGAGCTGGTCAATGGGGGAGTGCCTTATCTTACGCCGGAAAGAAGTTTGGTTTGAAGGTCAAAGTCTTCATGGTAAAGGTAAGCTATGAGCAAAAACCATTCCGAAAATCCCTGATGAAACTTTTCGGTGGTGAAGCGATACCAAGTCCCAGTACGGAAACGGAGATAGGACGCTCTTTCCCAGAAGATCATCCCGGTAGTCTTGGAATAGCAATTTCCGAAGCTATTCACACAGTCTTGCAAACACCAAACGCAAAGTACGCGCTCGGAAGTGTATTGAACCACGTCTTGCTTCACCAGACAATCATTGGCCTTGAACTTAAAAAACAACTTGAACTTCTCAACATCCAGCCGGACGTTATCGTAGCATGCCATGGTGGTGGTTCAAACTTTGGTGGAACCGTACTCCCATTTGTACCGGATGTTCTCTCTGGAAAGAAGCTCAGAATAGTTGCCGTTGAACCAGAATCTTGCCCTTCATTAACAAACGGGCAGTACACTTACGACTTCGGTGATACAGCTGGACTTACACCATTGCTTAAGATGTACACCTTAGGAAAAGACTTTGTCCCTCCAGCAATCCACGCCGGTGGTTTGCGCTACCACGGTGCCTCGCCGATTGTTTCAAAATTGTACCATGAGAAACTAATCGAAGCAGTTGCAGTCTCGCAAGAAAAGGTTTTCGAGGCAGCCAGACTCTTTGCAACCTTGGAAGGAATCGTCCCTGCTCCAGAATCAGCGCATGCTATCGCACATGTGATAGACGAGGCCAAACTGAACGAGAACAAGACCGTTATCTTTACACTCTCTGGACATGGGTATTTTGATCTCAACGCATACGTTTAAAGGCCAGCCTTTGAAAATGGGCGTGTTAGAAAAAACAAACCTGCCCACACTTCTGGGCAGGTTTGTCTGCGCAACATGGAAGTGTTAGAATTTGTACTTTTGGACCTGATTCTTAAACTCCTCCGATATCATCGTCAACCTCTCAGCAAAACTTTCAAACTCTTTGCTGGAGCTTTTGAAGGTTTCCATAATCTCTTCAAGATTCATCACAAGGGTGTCGATGGAATCTAACAGGTTCTTGAACACGTTTACTTCAGAGTTGATCTCCTCAGACGACGCACTCTGCTCCTGTGACAAAGCTGCCAGATTCTGAAGGTGCTGGGAAATTTCTCTAATGCTCACGGAAATGGATTTGAAAGTCTCGAGTACCGTTTTAGCCATCTGATTAACCTCTACCATCAAACGTGCCGAAGAATCTATTTCAGTTCCTGTCGCTCTTATCTCGTCGACAAGTCCTTTGATTGTATTGATTATGTTCAAAGTAATACCCTTGCTCTCCTCGGCCAGTTTTCTAATTTCATCGGCAACCACCGCAAAACCTCTACCAGCTTCCCCAGCCCTTGCCGCTTCAATTGCCGCGTTCAGGGCCAAAAGATTTGTTTGCTCGGCTATAGAAGAAATTCCCGACACCACTTCCTCAACCTTCTGAAGCTCTTGGTTGAGTTTTTCTACCCTCTTCGAGGTTACCTGAAGTTTGTTAGTACTCTCGCTGATCATGCTTCCAAACTCTTCCATCTTCTTCATTCCAAGGCTGGACTCGTTTGTAATCCCATCAGCCCGCTCGGCAATGGAACCTACACTCTGAGCCAGTGACGAAGCACTCTCAGCCAACTGCGCGGTCGCATGTCGGACCTCATCGTACGATTTGTTCGCGTCATCAACCTTAATTTCCAACTCATTGACAGATTCGGTCAGAATTTTGAGACTTTCGGTAAGGCTGCTTTTAACGTTAGAAAGTGATTCAGAAATGGAAGAAAGATCACTTGTGTATCGCACAATATTCCTGATATCTATCTTGAGCTTTTCAATAAAATTTCCGAAATGTGAAAGAACCTGATCAATCTCCTTGTAACCTGTGGTTTCAACCGTCTTTGAGAAATCACCCTGAGCGAATCGTTCAGCAAGGATTCCAATAGTTTGGCTTTTGCTAAATATAAGGTTTGCCGAGATAATGAACGCTGCGAGGAAGAAACCAACAAGTACGAATAATGTTATCAAGACTATGTTTTGAATCCTCTTTACTCTCGACACATCTACATCCGCCATTAAGTACGCTGTTACATTCTCTGAGACTTTGAATGGAAGCACTATTGTCATCAAAGTTCCCCATTTGGGTTCAGTATAAACCTTCGTGAATGTATAGCCTTTCTCGTGGAGAAGAGACTTTTGAATCTTTGGCATTTTGTTCACGTAGCCCGGCTCGGCAAAGCCAGAACTTCCGATCTCCGGACTATCGATCCACAACTCACTGATCGCCTTATCTAAGTCAATACTACGACAAATGTAGAGGTACTTAAAGGCAAATCTTTGTGCCTTCTTTCGTAGGAACGCGTTAATTTCCTTAAAGTCCTGGTTATCCGAGTATGTCTTAGGAAGTGACTCATCTTTCAGAAGCTTCAGTAACTTATCCTTCGGTAAGCCTTCAACTATATCTTGCAATATGGGGACGCTTTGTTCGGCAACAACTGTGAAGGCTTCTGAAAGCTCGAGAGAAAAGAGAAGAAAACCAGCCACAAAGATTAACCCAGTGACTGCAGAAAGTATAATAACCAGACGCCTTCGCAGACTCTTCACACCCATCGAATCACCCCCCGTACAATTCAACTTCGTGTTTTGCAAAAGACGAAGTTTTTCAAAACACGTTACTGAAACGTATAAAGCTGCTGAGAAAATTTGACTACAAATAGTCAAAGCTATTATACCATATCTGATACGAAAACAAAAATAACCTCTATTCAGAAATATTCCAAAAATTTTCGTGAATTTTATCACAATTCTGACTTGCCAAACAAGGTGCTTTAATTTATAATTATTGTGAAAAAAATCACACACCTTACTGATAAAGCGCTATAGCGATCTCCTCATACCAACCTTTTAAGGAGGTAAGTACCATGTGGGAAAAGAAGGTTAACATCTACAACGTCTTCGAGCTCAGATGCAAAACTACATGCTACTTTGGAGTAGGTGCTATCGAAAAGTTTAAAGACATCACGGAATGGTTCGCCGACGAGGGTATAAGGAAGGTTATTGTCATTTCAGATCCTGTGGCTTATAAGGTCACGGGTGCGTGGGACAAGGTGGAGAAGTTTTTGAAGGAAAAGGGGATTGAATACGTAGTCTACGACAAAGTAACGCCTAACCCAACTACCACACAAATTGACGAGGCAACTAAGCTTGGGCTGGAATTTGGTGCACAGGCCGTTATAGGTATCGGTGGAGGAAGTCCAATAGATACGGCTAAAAGCGTTGCCATTCTTTTGGAGTACACAGACAAGACCGGTGCGGAACTTTACGAAGGAAAATTCATCCCAAAGAAGGCCAAACCGATAATCGCAATTAATACCACACACGGTACTGGAACGGAAGTTGATAGATTTGCCGTAGCGTCGATCCTTGAAAAAGAATACAAACCAGCCATTGCCTACGATTGTATTTACCCGACCTTCGCCATCGATGATCCACAGTTGATGGTTACACTTCCAGCAAAACAAACGCTGTACACAACGATCGATGCGCTTAATCACATCACCGAAGCTTCAACGACAATAGCCAGAAGTCCCTATTCAATTTTGCTGGCTAAGGAAACTGTTAGACTTATCGCAACTTACCTGCCACAGGCATTGAGTAATCCAAACGATCTAAACGCAAGGTACTACCTTCTGTATGCGTCCGCTATCGCAGGAATTTCATTTGACAACGGCCTCCTTCACTTCACCCACGCTCTTGAACATCCACTGAGTGCTGTTAAACCAGAGCTACCGCACGGATTAGGACTCGCCATGTTACTTCCGGCCGTTATAAAGGAAATTTATCCTGCTACTGCCGAAATACTCGCGGAAGTCTACGAACCCATAGTCCCTGGTCTGAAGGGTGTTCCTGGTGAGGCAGAGATTATCGCAAGAAAAGTTGAAGAATGGTTGTTTGCGATGGGAATCACTCAAAAACTCAGCGACGAAGGTTTCACTGAAAACGACGTACCAAAATTAACACATCTGGCAATGACCACACCGTCACTGGGGCTGCTACTTAGCATGGCTCCGATAAAAGCCGAGCAAGAGGTTGTGGAACGTATTTATAGAAATTCGCTCAGGAGGATGCAATAAACAAGCGCGCGGGTTTACCCGCGCGCCCTTTTTTCAAACTTCCAGCACATGGTACCCCATGTCCTTAAATTCCTCGTCGTGCGTAATAATCAAAACTTGGCCGAACTGTCCGAAGAAGTTCTTAAGATTCTCCGCGAACGCTTTCCGCCTTTCAACATCCAAGTTTATCGTAGGCTCGTCGAGGATGTAAAGGTCAGATTTTGTGAGTGTCTTGGCCAACGCTATGCGAAGTGCTATAGCAACACTCACCTGTTCACCACCAGAAAGTAGTGAAAACTCTCTCTCGTTGTCTTGTTCATCTCTAAGCAAAAACACAAAGTTCTTTTCGGCAGTATCTATTCTAATTTCTTCGTTTTTCCCGCTTATCACACGGTAAGTCTGCGTGGCTATTTTTGAAATCGTATCGACCAATGTGGAAGTAATTTCAGCCCCCATTCGCTTAAGTTTCTCGCGAAATTCTTTGGTTAGTTCCAACTTTCGTAGACACCTTTCCTTTTGAACTTTCAATTCATTAAGTTTTAGCATTTTTTCCTCTTTCTCCTCCAGCTGTTTTTCAAGGTTTTCAAGTTCTTTTTTGCATGAACCCATTTTCTCTTTTAGTCCAGCTAATTCGTTACTCAGTTCCTCCAACCGTTTTTCAACGCTCTTTCTCTTATTCTCAAGCGCTTCCCTACTTTCAAAATTCCTCAAAGTATTTTCCAGTTCGTTGAGTCTTTCGGACAGTTCCTGTACTGATTTCAAAAGCTCTGACTTCCGCTTTTCCAAATCTTCGGTTCTTGATGCCAATGGTTCGGTTGATATGTACTCTTCGTATTTTGGACGCAGTTGCAGAAGGTCTTCCTCGAAAATTCTAACCTGATCTTCAAGTTCTTTAATCTTTCGTTCAATCTCACCGAACTCTCGGAGTTTCTTTTCAAGTTCTAAGAGCTCGTCTTCCACATTACGCTTACGCGCTTCCAAATTGCTTATCTCTTTTGAAATCTCCGCAGCACGATCGTTGAAATTTTTAATATCTCCTTCCAAATTCGAAATTTGGAGGTTCAAGTGTTTGATCTCGCTATCCAAACGTGCCTCCTGACTAACAATATATTCCAACTCTCGCTGCATTTTCTCTTTGTTCTCCAGAAGTGATCCGTCTTTCTCAAATTCACGTATTTGCACTTCCAGATGCTCCAGTTCCAACTTTTTTGCATTGAGTTGCTCTTTCAACTGGAGTAACTTAGCACGTTCTTCAAGGCTTTTTCGAATACCCAGATCTACAGACTCAATTTTGTTTTTCGCAACAGCTATTTCATCCAGCTGCTCTCGCAACTTGGTAAGTTTTTCGTTGTATTCTTTTAATTGCGCGGTGTTACTTTCCACGAACTTTTCGAGTCCCCCAAGCAGTCTCAGATTTTGACACTGGTCCTTCAGGATCGGGCACAATCCGGATGAGAGTTTTTCCATAGTTTCCTTAATCCTGGAAATCTCACTCTCCAAGCGCGATTTCTCGGTCACAATCTCCGATTCTACTTTGATAACGTCGTTTAACAAGCGTCGTTGCCTCTCAAGTTCTTCGATTTCTTTAGTAAGCGCGGCGATATCTTTTTCAACATCTCCTACTTGCTCAAGTTCTTTCTTCAAAGTTTTCGTTTTATCCAAAATCCTTGAGTATTCCTCGTACTTTACCTCAAACTCTTTCAGTCGACTCTGTAGCTCGATTCGGAGCTTTGTTGTTTCCTTAAGCTGGACAACTTTTTCTTCGAGTTGTCCGCGTAGGGATTGGAGTTCACCAGTCTTCACGAAGATCATCTCGTTGGTCTCCCGAATTTGGGATTCCTTCTCCTCTAATCGGTTTAGAATGTATTCTTGCTCCTTTTTGAGCTCAACCACTTTGTTCTCAAGTTCAGCCTTCTTCTGGGACATTTGGTAAGCTTTGTTAAGCTCATCTCTTAACTGCCTCAAGTTTGCCTCGATCTCTCTAAATTTTTTGTAATCACTTTCCAAGAGTTTCAGTCTTTCCTTTGCTTGCTGCGATTGAACCAGATCGTTTTTCAGAGTTCTGAGTTGCTCGGTACGAGTTTTTAACTCTGTTTTGATATTTCTTAGCTCTCCTTCCAATTTGTCAAGTTCCTCTGTTTTCGCCAGAACTTCTTCCCTTTCCTTTTTCAATTTGCTAACCTCTTCCTCAGCAAGTTGGATTTGTTCAGTAAGACTGTTGTAAAATTCCTTAGCCTTCTGGAGTTTTTCTTCAACGCCTTCGAATTTTTTAATTTCGACCTCGAATATCTGTTCGAGATCGTCAAGGTTTTTATACTTGTTTTCGTATTCTCTCTCAACCGAGCGGAACTGCTCTGATATTTTGTCGTAAACTTCTGTTTCAAGAATTCTGTTGAGTAGCTCCGCATTTTCCCGTTTACGCTGAAAGATGTCCGTCAGCTTGTTTTGATACGCACAGACGATATTACTGTAAAGTTCCACAAGATTGGCCCCTTCCAAACCTATAAGCTTACTTACCTTTTCGGTCACATTTACTTCATCCGTTGCTAAAATTATGCCATCCTTGGTTTTCAAGATGTGTTGTGAAGGGTTAAATTTTCTAATGAGAACATACTCTACTCCGTCATTCCCAACAAACTCCAGGGAAACTGTAAAAGTCTTCTTGTTATTTCCACCTACTCTGGAAACAAGGCTGCTTAACGATTTTTCAGTCTTCCAAAGCAGTGCCACACCGATAGCCTCAACAATAGAGGTCTTACCAGCTCCATTCTTTCCAACGATCACGTTTATCCCAGGCTCGAACGAAAATTCCCTGTTCAAGTGAATTTTGAAATTTTCAAGCGTGATTTTCTTAATTATCATCCTTCCCATCCCCCAAGATGAAGTCAAGAAGTGCGTCAAATCTTTCAAAGAGTATGCTTGTATCGACAGACGCCTCTGCAATAATCGACTTAGCCCACTTGATAAATTCGTGAGTCTGGTTTATATTTTGATCGGAGGTAGAGAACGGATTTCTCCACGAAGATATGATCATTCTCTCAAGCATCTCTTTGCTGAACGTGGAGCGTTTAAAATCGATTTTGGAAACGTTATCGTACTCAAGGTCAATCTGCACATGGAGCGCTCCTTTTTGCATTAAAAGCTTCTTAACCTCATCGGTTTTATAACACCCATCGTGAGAAATCTGGACTTTTAGAATCACCAACTCACCCTCATCCACGTTCAACTTCTCCGCATACTCATAAAGCTCCGTAGACAGGACTTTATGAATACTCCTTTTGCGTTTGTACGAAGGGTAGAAGTCGTACGTTCCATTTTCAAGATCGTACACAATAAACCCCTTCTCATCATCCTCGTACAGATCCCAGTATTCCAAGCTACCCGGTATAAAGAAGAACGGAGAATTCTCCGGATACGCACTGAACGAGTGAAAATGTCCTGCGGCAAAATATCGTACTTTTCCAGAAAAAAGATCCACCACGTCTTTTGTTACGCAACCTGGCAAAAGTACATCCTCTGTTTTCCAGTTACTTATCGCTGTGTGGCAGATAACCACGTTGTTATTCCCATCAAGTCTTTTGGCCAATTCTGCAAGGACTTCACTGGTCAGCTCGCCGAAATACTGGATTCCGTAGATTTTGAAGCCGTGGATGTCGAAGGTTTTGAATTGGTAAGTTTCACCATCTTTGCAAACTTCCGGACACTCAATCAATTCCCTCTTTTCCAAGTACCTTATCCAGGATTCACTCTCGTATGCCCTGTCGTGGTTTCCAGCGATAGCAAGTGTACGTATGCTATTATCTTTCAACTTGGTCAGTAATACCTCAGCCCTGTACAGTGTCTCCGCGTCTATCTTGTTTGAGTCAAAAAGATCACCAGCGATGATGAAGACATCAACACCCAACTCAATCGCGCGATCGACCACGTACTCGGCTGCCTTAAAGTAGTCCTCATACCTTGTTTCGGAATATCGATCCGATCCGCTTGGTTTCTTCCCTAAGTGCCAGTCGGATGTGTGGAGTAATTTCACAGAGCATCACCCCAGTTTAACACATAAACACCCGTTACTTTACAATGTCTTCAGAGTCGTTTCAGGTGGCACGCACGTTTGCTGCCGCTTAGTACCATCTCTGTTCGCTCTTGAAGGCCGAAGTAAACAATGTTGTCCAAAATACTCTTAAAATCTTTCAAGACCAGCAGGTCGTACGCCTTCCAGACCTGATCCAGGTAGCCGTACAATTTCTCTCGAATCACGTTCAGCGTTCGCTGTTTGATGTCTTCTGGATCAAGGGTTCGAGAATTTTCCCATTCCATGAGAAACCGTGATTTGTAGAATTCCAAAACAGGATTGTAACTTCCCTTTTTTAAGTCCTCTTCCAAGTCGTTGTACGCATCCAACAGGTATATCCACATACCAAGGTGTCTACCCAGGTGCTCCATAACCAACGCTTGATTCTCATCGCTCGCAACGGATTTAAATATCGCGGCCGTCAGATTACCAAATACAGTTGCTGCTTCATCCAGATCGCTGGATTTCCTTAGCTCAACTTCTTTCAACGTTTCCAAGTGACGTACCACTACTATTTTCATTTCTTCCCACATTTTTAGACCTTTCGAATGTATCAACCCTGACAGAAATCTCTTAATCAAACTCCTTCCATCGACCGCGTCATCGAGCAAC includes:
- a CDS encoding iron-containing alcohol dehydrogenase; translation: MWEKKVNIYNVFELRCKTTCYFGVGAIEKFKDITEWFADEGIRKVIVISDPVAYKVTGAWDKVEKFLKEKGIEYVVYDKVTPNPTTTQIDEATKLGLEFGAQAVIGIGGGSPIDTAKSVAILLEYTDKTGAELYEGKFIPKKAKPIIAINTTHGTGTEVDRFAVASILEKEYKPAIAYDCIYPTFAIDDPQLMVTLPAKQTLYTTIDALNHITEASTTIARSPYSILLAKETVRLIATYLPQALSNPNDLNARYYLLYASAIAGISFDNGLLHFTHALEHPLSAVKPELPHGLGLAMLLPAVIKEIYPATAEILAEVYEPIVPGLKGVPGEAEIIARKVEEWLFAMGITQKLSDEGFTENDVPKLTHLAMTTPSLGLLLSMAPIKAEQEVVERIYRNSLRRMQ
- a CDS encoding AAA family ATPase — encoded protein: MIIKKITLENFKIHLNREFSFEPGINVIVGKNGAGKTSIVEAIGVALLWKTEKSLSSLVSRVGGNNKKTFTVSLEFVGNDGVEYVLIRKFNPSQHILKTKDGIILATDEVNVTEKVSKLIGLEGANLVELYSNIVCAYQNKLTDIFQRKRENAELLNRILETEVYDKISEQFRSVEREYENKYKNLDDLEQIFEVEIKKFEGVEEKLQKAKEFYNSLTEQIQLAEEEVSKLKKEREEVLAKTEELDKLEGELRNIKTELKTRTEQLRTLKNDLVQSQQAKERLKLLESDYKKFREIEANLRQLRDELNKAYQMSQKKAELENKVVELKKEQEYILNRLEEKESQIRETNEMIFVKTGELQSLRGQLEEKVVQLKETTKLRIELQSRLKEFEVKYEEYSRILDKTKTLKKELEQVGDVEKDIAALTKEIEELERQRRLLNDVIKVESEIVTEKSRLESEISRIKETMEKLSSGLCPILKDQCQNLRLLGGLEKFVESNTAQLKEYNEKLTKLREQLDEIAVAKNKIESVDLGIRKSLEERAKLLQLKEQLNAKKLELEHLEVQIREFEKDGSLLENKEKMQRELEYIVSQEARLDSEIKHLNLQISNLEGDIKNFNDRAAEISKEISNLEARKRNVEDELLELEKKLREFGEIERKIKELEDQVRIFEEDLLQLRPKYEEYISTEPLASRTEDLEKRKSELLKSVQELSERLNELENTLRNFESREALENKRKSVEKRLEELSNELAGLKEKMGSCKKELENLEKQLEEKEEKMLKLNELKVQKERCLRKLELTKEFREKLKRMGAEITSTLVDTISKIATQTYRVISGKNEEIRIDTAEKNFVFLLRDEQDNEREFSLLSGGEQVSVAIALRIALAKTLTKSDLYILDEPTINLDVERRKAFAENLKNFFGQFGQVLIITHDEEFKDMGYHVLEV
- a CDS encoding DUF5685 family protein → MFGYVRPVRMELKIREWLEFRKFYCGVCVAVRKHGFLARFFLSYDSVFFAILLAALNSGRKGLNEERHFCWLTLKPVRIFTGESVENSASAFALLLKYKLLDDAVDGRSLIKRFLSGLIHSKGLKMWEEMKIVVVRHLETLKEVELRKSSDLDEAATVFGNLTAAIFKSVASDENQALVMEHLGRHLGMWIYLLDAYNDLEEDLKKGSYNPVLEFYKSRFLMEWENSRTLDPEDIKQRTLNVIREKLYGYLDQVWKAYDLLVLKDFKSILDNIVYFGLQERTEMVLSGSKRACHLKRL
- a CDS encoding metallophosphoesterase family protein encodes the protein MKLLHTSDWHLGKKPSGSDRYSETRYEDYFKAAEYVVDRAIELGVDVFIIAGDLFDSNKIDAETLYRAEVLLTKLKDNSIRTLAIAGNHDRAYESESWIRYLEKRELIECPEVCKDGETYQFKTFDIHGFKIYGIQYFGELTSEVLAELAKRLDGNNNVVICHTAISNWKTEDVLLPGCVTKDVVDLFSGKVRYFAAGHFHSFSAYPENSPFFFIPGSLEYWDLYEDDEKGFIVYDLENGTYDFYPSYKRKRSIHKVLSTELYEYAEKLNVDEGELVILKVQISHDGCYKTDEVKKLLMQKGALHVQIDLEYDNVSKIDFKRSTFSKEMLERMIISSWRNPFSTSDQNINQTHEFIKWAKSIIAEASVDTSILFERFDALLDFILGDGKDDN
- a CDS encoding TrpB-like pyridoxal phosphate-dependent enzyme, with protein sequence MREVVYLRPEELPRYYYNVLADLPFELDPPLDPQTRQSVKPEQLLRIFPEPLVEQEVSKDRFIPIPEPVLQEYALYRPTPLIRAHRLEEYLGTKTKIYFKYEGTSPTGSHKVNTALAQAFYNKLVGTKMLVTETGAGQWGSALSYAGKKFGLKVKVFMVKVSYEQKPFRKSLMKLFGGEAIPSPSTETEIGRSFPEDHPGSLGIAISEAIHTVLQTPNAKYALGSVLNHVLLHQTIIGLELKKQLELLNIQPDVIVACHGGGSNFGGTVLPFVPDVLSGKKLRIVAVEPESCPSLTNGQYTYDFGDTAGLTPLLKMYTLGKDFVPPAIHAGGLRYHGASPIVSKLYHEKLIEAVAVSQEKVFEAARLFATLEGIVPAPESAHAIAHVIDEAKLNENKTVIFTLSGHGYFDLNAYV
- a CDS encoding methyl-accepting chemotaxis protein, whose protein sequence is MGVKSLRRRLVIILSAVTGLIFVAGFLLFSLELSEAFTVVAEQSVPILQDIVEGLPKDKLLKLLKDESLPKTYSDNQDFKEINAFLRKKAQRFAFKYLYICRSIDLDKAISELWIDSPEIGSSGFAEPGYVNKMPKIQKSLLHEKGYTFTKVYTEPKWGTLMTIVLPFKVSENVTAYLMADVDVSRVKRIQNIVLITLFVLVGFFLAAFIISANLIFSKSQTIGILAERFAQGDFSKTVETTGYKEIDQVLSHFGNFIEKLKIDIRNIVRYTSDLSSISESLSNVKSSLTESLKILTESVNELEIKVDDANKSYDEVRHATAQLAESASSLAQSVGSIAERADGITNESSLGMKKMEEFGSMISESTNKLQVTSKRVEKLNQELQKVEEVVSGISSIAEQTNLLALNAAIEAARAGEAGRGFAVVADEIRKLAEESKGITLNIINTIKGLVDEIRATGTEIDSSARLMVEVNQMAKTVLETFKSISVSIREISQHLQNLAALSQEQSASSEEINSEVNVFKNLLDSIDTLVMNLEEIMETFKSSSKEFESFAERLTMISEEFKNQVQKYKF